A stretch of Pristiophorus japonicus isolate sPriJap1 chromosome 10, sPriJap1.hap1, whole genome shotgun sequence DNA encodes these proteins:
- the LOC139274673 gene encoding trophoblast glycoprotein-like translates to MGGTKQGTDGRATHRERLAPKRLPFSLAVLAALMSLAGVFPCPRGCRCTDRSRSVECRDSNLSQIPQGIPACARRLLITGNNIPLLGEQSFAGNGTGLARLGALSLQANHIRRIAPGAFDGLASLRTLNLSANALASIAADAFLGLRLKVYLFANPLVCDCELQPVYWWLKNTSQAGDGQSLTCFGPEALNGSILGRLRAEDLKCPEDTYVFFAIVLALIGATFLMVLYLNRNGIKRWASNFREACHDQMEGYQYRYEQDREPGIASVTAVV, encoded by the exons ATGGGTGGGACAAAGCAGGGGACCGACGGTCGGGCTACGCACCGGGAACGTCTGGCTCCAAAGAGATTGCCTTTCTCACTGGCTGTCCTCGCTGCCCTGATGTCGCTGGCTGGGGTCTTCCCCTGCCCGCGGGGCTGCAGGTGCACGGACAGGTCAAGGTCGGTGGAGTGCAGGGACTCGAACCTGAGCCAGATCCCGCAGGGAATCCCAGCCTGCGCCCGGCGCCTGCTCATCACCGGCAACAATATCCCACTGCTGGGGGAACAGTCGTTCGCGGGCAACGGCACCGGCCTGGCTCGGCTGGGCGCCCTCTCCCTACAGGCCAACCACATCCGCCGCATCGCGCCCGGCGCCTTCGACGGCCTGGCCAGCCTGAGGACCTTGAATCTGAGCGCAAACGCGCTGGCGTCCATCGCCGCGGACGCCTTCCTCGGGCT CCGGCTCAAGGTCTACCTGTTCGCCAACCCCTTGGTCTGCGACTGCGAGCTGCAGCCCGTGTACTGGTGGCTCAAGAACACGTCGCAGGCGGGCGACGGCCAGAGCCTCACCTGCTTCGGTCCGGAGGCCTTGAACGGGAGCATCCTCGGCCGGCTGAGAGCTGAAGACCTCAAGTGCCCGGAGGATACTTACGTCTTCTTCGCCATTGTCCTGGCGCTCATCGGAGCCACCTTCCTCATGGTCCTGTACCTCAACCGGAATGGCATCAAGAGATGGGCCAGCAATTTCCGAGAGGCTTGCCATGATCAGATGGAGGGCTACCAGTATAGATACGAGCAAGATCGTGAGCCCGGGATAGCCAGTGTTACGGCTGTTGTCTAG